One Chitinophaga sp. H8 DNA window includes the following coding sequences:
- a CDS encoding Wadjet anti-phage system protein JetD domain-containing protein, with amino-acid sequence MVEQLFMEQLQRRYTSYLKGVISGEPFVPIVYARKIILPDTTAAAMDIFMPACLKHEKKERQPGWTIDWKIKPHKPKIFPRQKWPVKFTVTTEADYLYLLKKEKEVTSFKQQLQELLNWKNDIATWLAAKPERVLGLKPVWKEIRPVIDYILAEKDLSSYYLTTLNVPVHTKFIKTYSSPILSLLKHLDPLRFPKEINDIEEALGVKKAPYLRPVRWLDSSLADQYTEKIKILGLTRETLSTIDWEVSELWLVENKDNLHLLPDRKNALAIFGEGRGVLEPDFIPTAYRHKRLFYWGDLDTEGFYILHLLKKQYPHTQSVLMDEATVVFHQHKINIVKSHNRPVLDELNTTETVAYQLLTAQSPLPALAGRIEQQQLEQQYVQTYLQQIPLAGI; translated from the coding sequence ATGGTTGAACAATTATTCATGGAGCAGTTACAAAGAAGGTATACCTCCTATTTAAAGGGGGTAATATCAGGTGAACCCTTTGTGCCTATTGTGTACGCCAGGAAAATTATATTGCCTGATACTACTGCAGCAGCCATGGATATCTTTATGCCCGCCTGTTTAAAACATGAAAAAAAGGAAAGGCAGCCTGGATGGACAATAGATTGGAAAATAAAGCCTCATAAGCCTAAGATATTCCCCCGCCAGAAATGGCCGGTTAAGTTTACTGTTACTACTGAAGCTGACTATCTCTATTTGCTAAAAAAAGAAAAGGAAGTTACCAGCTTTAAACAACAATTGCAGGAACTGCTGAACTGGAAAAACGATATCGCTACCTGGCTAGCCGCAAAACCCGAACGGGTACTAGGTTTAAAACCAGTATGGAAAGAGATTCGCCCGGTAATAGACTATATACTTGCTGAAAAGGACCTGAGCAGCTATTATCTCACTACCCTAAATGTGCCGGTGCATACCAAGTTTATTAAAACTTACAGTTCTCCTATATTATCCTTACTAAAACACCTGGATCCACTTCGGTTTCCTAAAGAAATAAATGATATTGAAGAAGCACTCGGCGTAAAAAAAGCACCTTATCTGCGCCCTGTACGCTGGCTGGACAGCTCTTTGGCAGACCAGTATACAGAGAAAATAAAGATCCTGGGCCTTACCAGGGAAACCTTAAGTACGATAGACTGGGAGGTATCAGAATTATGGCTGGTAGAGAATAAAGACAATCTGCATTTATTACCGGATAGGAAAAATGCATTAGCCATTTTCGGGGAAGGCAGAGGGGTGCTGGAACCAGACTTTATTCCTACCGCATACCGGCATAAAAGATTGTTCTATTGGGGAGATCTGGATACGGAAGGTTTCTATATCCTACACCTGCTAAAAAAACAATATCCTCATACACAAAGTGTACTCATGGATGAAGCAACGGTTGTATTCCATCAGCATAAAATCAATATCGTAAAAAGCCATAACAGACCTGTACTGGATGAATTAAACACCACTGAAACTGTTGCTTATCAGTTGCTCACAGCGCAAAGCCCGCTGCCCGCACTGGCTGGCAGAATTGAACAACAGCAGCTGGAACAGCAATATGTTCAGACTTACCTGCAGCAAATCCCCTTAGCCGGAATTTAA
- a CDS encoding DUF2798 domain-containing protein yields the protein MKKNNYKYIYTLFIVIPMTLIMAFVGLMRNYGLGHNWFIKFLNAWSVMLPVAYLAAFLIIPRAKQLADKIKWRE from the coding sequence ATGAAAAAGAACAACTACAAGTACATCTACACCCTCTTCATTGTAATTCCGATGACATTAATCATGGCCTTTGTAGGGCTGATGCGTAACTACGGATTGGGCCATAACTGGTTCATCAAATTTCTCAATGCATGGTCAGTAATGCTCCCCGTAGCTTACCTGGCTGCTTTCCTGATTATCCCCAGAGCTAAACAGCTGGCCGATAAAATCAAATGGAGAGAATAA
- a CDS encoding Crp/Fnr family transcriptional regulator has protein sequence MHEQLAKYILSKVAVNDRQLETILSYFKVLTSQKNEILLTEGDISKRMFFVGKGCLRVYFIQEDGLEATRHLAFENAWATALMSFIKQTPSKEYIQAVEPTTLLYISHNDFYYLLEAIPGWEKFYRSYLEYAYINNTDRLMTFITMNAAERYKLLLQENPIIVQRLPNKMVASYLNISQETLSRLKSKI, from the coding sequence ATGCACGAACAATTAGCAAAATATATTCTAAGTAAAGTGGCGGTCAACGATCGCCAGCTGGAAACCATCCTTTCCTACTTTAAAGTACTTACCTCTCAAAAAAATGAAATCCTCTTAACCGAAGGGGATATCTCCAAACGGATGTTCTTTGTAGGAAAAGGATGTCTTAGAGTTTATTTTATCCAGGAAGATGGATTGGAAGCTACCCGGCACCTGGCCTTTGAAAATGCTTGGGCCACTGCATTAATGAGCTTTATTAAGCAAACTCCTTCTAAGGAATATATACAAGCGGTGGAGCCAACAACATTGTTATACATCTCACACAATGACTTCTATTACCTGTTGGAGGCAATTCCGGGATGGGAAAAGTTTTACAGAAGTTACCTGGAATATGCCTACATCAATAACACCGATCGTTTGATGACCTTTATTACAATGAATGCAGCAGAACGGTATAAATTACTGCTGCAGGAAAATCCTATCATAGTACAGCGCCTGCCCAATAAGATGGTAGCGTCTTATCTCAACATTTCACAGGAAACCCTAAGCCGGCTTAAATCTAAGATCTGA
- a CDS encoding pyridoxamine 5'-phosphate oxidase family protein, whose translation MDTSTLFDFINKHDLAVISTVSLKQVPESAVIGVAVNEQLEIIFDTTTTSRKHRNLQFNPNVALVIGWDNEITVQYEGRAQQLTGEELEQAKAVYFTKFPDGTIREQWPDIAYYIIRPSWVRYSDFNTDPPLIEETVF comes from the coding sequence ATGGATACAAGCACCTTGTTTGACTTTATTAATAAGCATGATTTAGCCGTTATATCTACGGTGTCATTGAAGCAGGTACCAGAATCGGCGGTAATAGGCGTTGCGGTGAATGAACAATTGGAAATCATTTTTGACACTACTACTACCAGCCGCAAGCACCGCAACCTTCAGTTTAACCCCAATGTGGCGCTGGTAATTGGATGGGATAATGAAATAACTGTTCAGTATGAAGGGCGGGCGCAACAATTAACAGGTGAGGAACTGGAGCAAGCAAAGGCTGTTTATTTCACAAAGTTTCCAGATGGTACTATCCGGGAGCAATGGCCGGATATAGCTTATTATATTATCAGGCCCTCCTGGGTAAGATATAGTGATTTTAATACAGATCCCCCATTGATAGAAGAGACCGTTTTTTAA
- a CDS encoding RagB/SusD family nutrient uptake outer membrane protein: MKRNLIIALVLVTTVLSACKKYLDIKPYGKTIPKTAEEFVALLHSMLNNIDYGGDNLILGSANSLLNLECYADNLDASITNYPAGNSLPIYVGANINNKQKDYEDLYQRIRDCNIVINNLKTDNTELDKNVLGTAYAIRAVCYFQLMRQFCEPYNAQKGEQLGLPIVTDFDMEARPLRSTLKQTMNFIERDFKKAVDFKVKEEVYRFTEDVTQAHLARFYFWAKEWDKATPIAEALLGKYPMQEGTAYTEMLQARNAKKGNVLMRSFLFSGTTDISYNSAMSIIKARPVSKGFIDLFVEKERDVRFNLMMDKKRQHTKNLMANIRTDEMCLMLAESYAHQGNSGKALDYLNLLRAKRITGYTPLTATTLPAVDNSALVQEDAMGKPLTPLMQAILNERRKEFYGEGDRWFELKRNGSPTFWVAKDGLKYITEPYLYTFPIPRTDVELIDGLVQNPGYTF; encoded by the coding sequence ATGAAAAGAAATCTCATCATAGCATTGGTATTGGTAACCACGGTGTTATCTGCCTGCAAAAAATACCTGGATATTAAGCCATATGGTAAAACGATTCCTAAAACGGCGGAAGAGTTTGTGGCCTTACTCCATAGCATGTTAAACAACATTGATTATGGCGGAGATAATCTGATACTTGGCAGCGCCAACTCATTGTTGAACCTGGAGTGTTATGCAGATAATCTGGATGCCAGTATTACCAACTATCCGGCCGGCAACTCACTGCCTATTTACGTGGGAGCAAATATCAACAATAAACAGAAGGACTACGAAGACTTATACCAGCGTATCCGGGACTGCAATATTGTGATCAATAACCTGAAAACGGATAATACGGAGCTGGATAAAAATGTATTAGGTACCGCTTATGCCATACGTGCCGTGTGTTATTTTCAATTGATGCGTCAGTTTTGCGAGCCTTACAATGCACAAAAAGGAGAGCAGTTAGGCCTACCTATTGTAACTGATTTTGATATGGAGGCCCGTCCATTACGCAGTACCCTTAAACAAACGATGAACTTCATCGAGCGTGACTTTAAAAAGGCAGTTGATTTTAAGGTAAAAGAGGAGGTCTATCGTTTTACAGAGGATGTAACACAGGCACATCTGGCCCGCTTTTATTTCTGGGCAAAAGAATGGGATAAAGCTACCCCTATCGCTGAAGCGTTATTAGGCAAATATCCTATGCAGGAAGGAACAGCCTATACAGAGATGCTGCAGGCGAGGAATGCTAAAAAAGGAAATGTGTTGATGCGGTCCTTTTTGTTCTCCGGCACTACGGATATTTCCTACAACTCTGCTATGTCCATCATTAAAGCCCGTCCTGTGAGCAAAGGATTCATTGACTTGTTTGTGGAAAAAGAAAGAGATGTAAGGTTTAACCTGATGATGGACAAAAAACGTCAGCATACCAAGAACCTGATGGCTAACATCCGTACAGATGAAATGTGTTTGATGCTGGCAGAATCCTATGCACATCAGGGCAATTCCGGTAAAGCACTGGATTATCTGAACCTGTTAAGAGCCAAAAGAATTACGGGATATACTCCACTCACCGCTACTACTTTACCTGCTGTAGATAACAGTGCCCTTGTACAAGAGGATGCTATGGGTAAACCTTTAACCCCTCTGATGCAGGCCATATTGAATGAGCGGAGGAAAGAGTTTTACGGAGAAGGAGACCGCTGGTTTGAATTAAAAAGAAATGGCAGCCCTACTTTTTGGGTAGCTAAGGACGGGTTGAAATACATTACCGAACCTTACCTGTACACTTTCCCTATTCCACGTACAGACGTAGAATTGATTGATGGTCTGGTACAGAATCCCGGTTACACTTTTTAA
- a CDS encoding SusC/RagA family TonB-linked outer membrane protein codes for MINLYLKSTTITKLAFCGLLMCGAGHQAFAFQQPVSSQSPATQPVKVTGVVMDEKGNKIPGVTIFIQGTTRVSGTDDNGKFSLEVQPGAVLQFSYVGMKAQQKKIEGAQILNVILKTDEAQLGEVVVTGYNQTTTKRTTGSVAVLKADDLKGSPLKNIDQLLQGKVAGVNVMAVSGRPGESAKVRIRGTNTISGNAEPLWVVDGVPLQKDIPKISSSQVKTGDFNTLFTDGISGINPNDIESVTILKDASAAAIYGSRAAGGVIVVTTKRGVAGKMKVNYSTNFSVVMRPQRDGNLMNSREKLAWEQELWDEFSAKGFGSGGYYPTVGVVGMIRSGKEDFANMSKAEQDAYINELGKTSTDWFGELFQNSLSQNHYLSLSGGKESHTYYLSFGYSNNNGLVKNTDFNRYNVSSKFNIKANERLSIGFISDLSFQTSNGPSMNTDPFKYAYFANPYEKPYNTDGSYTKDQTYFNLKKINGGYDVSLPPSGFNIMREMNETSSQAKNFSGTATMDLTYRISNNFRFSGLASYSYTHNQTDNINGKSSYAAFQDRLFFDQFPSTRTYGSITQTSANNSSYTMRGQLMYDKDINSLHHISALAGSEIRGQYAKSVFAKRYGYDPLSGNSSIPVPPQPDGDGKLNYDQFIAFANAVDGMAGQSIVEDAFASFYGSVDYSYNRKYIASFTTRTDGSNNFGNDQQFNPAWSVGLSWNVDQEPFMMPLQRVLSSLIVRVATGYTGNINKSVYPQLVMNYEQGFRKTYEDFYRMGRIQNAPNRDLRWEKTRDLKAAVDFGLFKDRIKGLVEVYTRTSKDLVTGVRVPSTTGFTEQKYNTSEVTNNGMEVTLSSLNIKTRDFSWRTSVNAAYNQNKLTKYVSPTGMIYGSNYVNYPLNAVFSGKLIGIDPETGIYRYQLRADSDIKDEKDLRQADNYLFYLGTNNAPVTGGFSTGVTYKTWSLSIGGSYSLGGKIVNKLLSPAGYGVLENSGGEPIPTTYNDLYTNHLNVNRDRVNRWTANNPRTDAYPRIIDAYGERLYLDRTNPTTSSITDVALLEKVSYLRINSVALSYSLDPQLVKRMKLESVGFSCSVNNLFTFTNYSGIDPETPGAVYPISRSVSFGLSVGF; via the coding sequence ATGATAAACCTATATCTAAAATCAACCACGATTACAAAACTGGCTTTTTGTGGTCTGTTAATGTGCGGGGCAGGTCACCAGGCCTTTGCATTTCAGCAGCCGGTGAGTAGCCAATCGCCTGCAACACAGCCGGTAAAAGTGACTGGCGTTGTAATGGATGAAAAGGGTAATAAGATTCCCGGCGTCACTATTTTTATTCAGGGTACTACCCGGGTAAGTGGTACAGATGATAATGGGAAGTTTTCCCTGGAAGTGCAACCGGGAGCAGTGCTGCAATTTTCCTATGTAGGCATGAAAGCCCAGCAGAAGAAAATTGAAGGGGCACAGATTTTAAATGTGATTCTTAAAACAGATGAGGCGCAACTGGGCGAAGTGGTAGTAACCGGCTATAACCAAACCACTACGAAAAGAACTACCGGTTCTGTAGCCGTATTGAAGGCAGATGACCTTAAAGGGAGCCCGCTTAAAAACATTGACCAGCTGTTACAGGGAAAAGTAGCAGGGGTGAATGTAATGGCTGTTTCGGGCAGACCAGGAGAATCTGCAAAAGTGCGTATCCGCGGTACCAATACCATTAGCGGAAATGCAGAACCATTGTGGGTGGTAGATGGGGTACCCTTACAAAAGGATATTCCTAAAATATCTTCCAGCCAGGTAAAAACAGGTGATTTTAATACCCTGTTTACAGACGGTATCTCTGGGATCAATCCCAACGATATTGAAAGCGTAACGATACTGAAGGATGCCTCTGCTGCTGCCATCTATGGCTCACGGGCAGCAGGCGGTGTGATCGTAGTTACTACCAAGCGAGGGGTAGCAGGTAAAATGAAAGTAAATTATTCTACTAACTTTTCCGTAGTAATGCGGCCTCAGCGGGATGGTAACCTCATGAATTCCAGAGAGAAGCTGGCCTGGGAACAGGAGTTGTGGGATGAGTTTTCTGCTAAAGGATTTGGTAGCGGAGGATATTATCCAACAGTAGGTGTAGTAGGGATGATCCGTTCCGGTAAAGAAGACTTTGCTAATATGAGCAAAGCAGAACAGGATGCCTATATAAACGAGTTGGGTAAAACATCTACAGACTGGTTTGGAGAACTGTTTCAAAATTCCTTATCACAAAACCACTACCTGTCACTCTCCGGTGGAAAAGAAAGCCATACGTACTATTTGTCTTTCGGTTACTCCAATAATAACGGATTAGTAAAGAACACGGACTTTAACCGGTATAATGTTAGTTCAAAATTTAACATCAAAGCAAACGAGCGTTTATCCATTGGGTTTATTTCGGACCTGTCTTTTCAGACCTCTAACGGGCCGTCTATGAATACGGATCCTTTCAAGTATGCTTACTTTGCTAATCCTTATGAAAAGCCATACAATACAGATGGCTCTTATACCAAGGATCAGACCTATTTTAATCTGAAAAAGATCAATGGCGGGTATGATGTGTCTTTGCCTCCGAGCGGATTCAATATCATGCGGGAAATGAATGAAACATCCAGCCAGGCGAAGAATTTTTCCGGTACTGCCACGATGGATTTAACCTATCGTATTTCCAACAATTTCCGGTTTAGCGGTTTGGCATCTTATTCCTACACACATAATCAAACGGATAATATTAATGGAAAGAGTTCATATGCTGCTTTCCAGGACCGGTTATTTTTTGACCAGTTCCCATCTACCCGTACTTATGGATCCATTACACAAACATCTGCCAATAACTCTAGCTATACCATGCGGGGGCAGTTGATGTATGACAAGGATATTAACAGCCTGCATCATATCAGTGCATTAGCCGGTAGTGAAATACGGGGACAATATGCGAAGAGCGTTTTTGCCAAACGGTATGGCTATGACCCGCTTTCCGGCAATTCGTCCATTCCTGTACCACCGCAGCCGGATGGAGATGGCAAGCTGAATTATGATCAGTTCATTGCTTTTGCCAATGCAGTAGACGGTATGGCCGGGCAGAGTATTGTAGAAGATGCCTTTGCTTCCTTTTACGGATCTGTGGATTATAGCTACAACCGTAAATACATTGCGAGTTTTACCACCCGTACTGATGGCTCCAACAACTTTGGTAATGACCAGCAATTTAATCCGGCATGGTCGGTAGGGTTGTCCTGGAATGTAGATCAGGAGCCATTTATGATGCCGTTGCAACGTGTATTGAGCAGTTTGATCGTAAGAGTGGCCACCGGTTATACCGGCAACATTAATAAAAGCGTATATCCACAGCTGGTCATGAATTATGAGCAGGGATTCCGTAAAACATACGAAGACTTTTATCGTATGGGCCGCATCCAGAATGCACCCAACCGGGATCTGCGCTGGGAGAAAACCAGGGACTTAAAAGCAGCCGTTGATTTCGGATTGTTTAAAGATCGCATAAAAGGATTGGTAGAGGTGTATACCCGTACCAGCAAAGACCTGGTAACCGGCGTAAGAGTTCCTTCTACCACCGGGTTTACAGAGCAGAAGTATAATACTTCTGAAGTAACAAATAATGGAATGGAAGTAACCCTTTCTTCCCTGAATATTAAAACGCGGGATTTTTCCTGGAGAACATCTGTAAACGCGGCTTATAACCAGAATAAACTCACCAAATATGTGTCGCCTACCGGAATGATCTATGGTAGTAATTATGTAAACTATCCTTTGAATGCGGTATTTAGCGGCAAACTAATTGGCATTGATCCTGAAACAGGGATATACCGCTATCAGTTACGTGCAGACTCTGATATAAAAGACGAGAAAGATTTACGTCAGGCGGATAACTACCTGTTCTACCTGGGTACCAATAATGCACCTGTTACCGGTGGATTTTCTACCGGGGTTACCTATAAAACATGGTCATTAAGCATAGGAGGTTCTTATTCACTGGGCGGTAAGATCGTCAATAAACTGTTATCTCCTGCAGGTTACGGTGTTCTTGAAAACAGTGGGGGAGAACCTATTCCTACTACCTATAACGACCTGTACACCAACCATCTGAATGTAAACCGGGACCGTGTGAACCGCTGGACCGCCAACAATCCGAGAACAGATGCTTATCCCAGGATTATTGATGCATATGGAGAGCGTTTGTATCTGGACAGGACCAATCCTACTACCAGCTCTATTACTGATGTAGCATTGCTGGAAAAGGTATCCTACTTAAGGATTAATTCTGTGGCATTGTCCTATTCCCTGGATCCACAGCTGGTAAAGAGAATGAAACTTGAATCTGTTGGTTTTTCGTGCTCAGTGAACAACCTGTTTACGTTTACTAACTACTCCGGTATTGATCCTGAAACACCAGGTGCAGTATATCCTATCAGCCGTTCTGTTTCTTTTGGATTGAGTGTTGGATTTTAA
- a CDS encoding S9 family peptidase, whose translation MMRTFGVIVFLLGIGNVYAQKADLRIADKYSNENLGKYVQNTQISPNWIDNSGLFHYTVTTREGTNYYLVNPTRKEKVIMFNSREMAGKLTALTSQLYEANNLKMYSITFSAKEPDHFTFESSRKRFSYNIRTKVLKEIPKEEPVKTQTRPSFQPSWKKFSPDSAWFVYAYKHDLYLQKSDEDTSTRLTFDGAPYYSFIGANSATTDEKKYSASVYWLKNSRQLVAVREDKRAVGEMSIINSLSLPRPTVSTYKFPIPGDADVVQYELFTFDVSQRKARKINIAKYPDQRIILQSTLNNGKTVLYAPQIINSDRYVYFLRRNRTNDQMDLCRLDANTGEVFEVITETCAPHFNDQLFTCNILNDGKDILWWSERTGYGQYYRYDNQGNFKNAITTGLFVAGDIHTIDTAGHALIIEGYGREKGIDPYYRMYYKVKFDGTGFTLLTPGNGYHDISLSKDKRYLLDTYSRMDMAPVNIVRNMAGRQLLELEQTDLTALSQTGWKKPQLLKIKAADGVTDLYGVMYLPFNLDSTKKYPIISNVYPGPQEDFIPRKFTIDDNYNQSLAQLGFVVINVAYRGSSPIRGKAFHCFGYGNLRDYALADDKFVIEQLADRYAFIDLNRVGIYGHSGGGMMSTAAMLTYPDFYKVAVSASGNHDNNIYTQWWGETYHGITMKTQQRGDSSIYKFETKIPTNTELAANLKGKLFLITGDVDKNVHPASTLRLVDALIKANKRFDMMILPGKDHGLGDKYYTNLIRYYFVENLLGQPQQDRDIIKHE comes from the coding sequence ATGATGCGCACGTTTGGCGTTATAGTATTCTTGTTGGGTATAGGAAACGTATATGCACAAAAAGCAGACTTACGTATTGCCGACAAGTATTCAAATGAGAACTTGGGGAAGTATGTTCAAAATACACAGATCTCCCCCAACTGGATAGATAACAGTGGATTGTTTCACTATACAGTAACCACCAGAGAGGGAACCAATTATTATCTGGTAAACCCGACGAGGAAGGAGAAAGTAATAATGTTTAACAGCAGGGAGATGGCCGGTAAGCTGACCGCCCTCACCAGCCAGCTCTATGAAGCTAATAACCTGAAGATGTATAGCATTACATTTTCTGCTAAAGAGCCGGATCATTTTACTTTTGAAAGCAGCCGTAAACGGTTTTCCTATAACATACGTACCAAAGTACTGAAGGAAATACCTAAAGAAGAGCCTGTCAAGACGCAAACCAGGCCTTCTTTTCAGCCTTCCTGGAAAAAGTTTTCACCTGATAGCGCCTGGTTTGTATACGCATACAAGCATGACTTATACTTACAGAAAAGTGATGAAGACACCAGTACCCGCCTTACTTTTGATGGTGCACCTTACTATTCTTTCATCGGCGCCAACAGTGCAACAACAGATGAAAAAAAGTACAGCGCCAGCGTATATTGGTTAAAGAACTCCAGGCAACTGGTGGCAGTGCGGGAAGACAAACGTGCTGTAGGCGAGATGTCTATTATCAACAGTTTATCTTTACCCAGGCCTACTGTATCTACTTATAAATTTCCCATTCCAGGCGATGCTGATGTGGTGCAATATGAGTTATTTACATTTGATGTATCCCAAAGAAAAGCCAGGAAGATAAATATTGCCAAATACCCTGATCAGCGGATCATACTGCAATCCACGCTCAACAATGGTAAAACGGTGTTGTATGCCCCGCAAATTATAAACAGTGACCGGTATGTATACTTTTTAAGAAGGAACAGGACCAACGATCAGATGGACCTGTGCAGGCTGGATGCCAATACAGGTGAAGTATTTGAAGTAATTACAGAGACCTGTGCCCCGCATTTTAATGATCAACTGTTTACCTGCAACATATTGAATGATGGCAAAGATATTTTGTGGTGGTCAGAAAGGACAGGGTATGGACAATATTACCGGTACGACAATCAGGGCAACTTTAAAAATGCAATTACTACCGGATTGTTTGTAGCCGGGGATATCCATACCATTGATACAGCAGGGCATGCTTTGATCATAGAAGGATATGGCCGCGAAAAAGGAATAGATCCTTATTACAGGATGTATTACAAGGTAAAATTTGATGGCACCGGCTTTACGTTACTGACACCGGGAAATGGTTATCATGATATTTCCTTGTCGAAGGATAAGCGGTATTTGCTGGATACCTATTCCCGTATGGATATGGCGCCCGTGAATATTGTAAGGAATATGGCCGGCCGCCAGCTGCTGGAGCTGGAGCAGACTGATCTGACCGCATTATCCCAAACAGGATGGAAGAAACCGCAACTGCTGAAAATAAAGGCCGCAGATGGTGTTACGGATTTGTATGGTGTGATGTATCTGCCATTTAATCTGGACAGCACTAAAAAGTATCCTATTATTTCCAATGTATATCCTGGTCCTCAGGAAGATTTCATTCCGCGGAAATTTACTATTGACGATAATTATAATCAGTCACTGGCACAACTGGGCTTTGTAGTGATTAATGTAGCCTATAGAGGAAGCAGCCCTATCCGTGGGAAAGCATTCCATTGTTTTGGTTACGGCAATTTACGGGACTATGCTTTGGCAGATGATAAGTTTGTGATAGAACAACTAGCCGACCGGTATGCATTCATTGACCTTAACCGAGTAGGTATTTATGGACATTCGGGTGGAGGTATGATGAGTACGGCAGCCATGCTAACCTACCCTGATTTTTATAAAGTGGCTGTTTCTGCTTCAGGGAATCATGACAACAATATCTATACCCAGTGGTGGGGTGAAACCTACCATGGAATCACGATGAAAACGCAGCAGCGAGGAGATTCCAGTATCTATAAATTTGAAACTAAAATACCCACCAATACAGAACTGGCTGCCAACCTGAAAGGCAAGTTGTTTTTGATCACCGGGGATGTGGACAAAAATGTACATCCTGCCAGTACACTACGTTTGGTAGATGCCTTAATAAAAGCCAACAAACGTTTTGATATGATGATTCTACCAGGAAAAGATCATGGCCTGGGAGACAAGTACTATACCAATCTGATCCGGTATTACTTCGTTGAAAACTTATTGGGCCAGCCTCAGCAGGATAGAGATATTATAAAACACGAGTGA